A window from Candidatus Aminicenantes bacterium encodes these proteins:
- the pilM gene encoding type IV pilus assembly protein PilM has protein sequence MSLISLTKSKSIVGLDIGSFALKLVELKSKKKGSETRYELVSIGYEPVPYQSIVEGSIMDSMAVAEAIQHIFYDSKAKSSRIAFNVSGSSVIVKRIEVQRLNPDEMHEHILWEARPHIPFTPDEVNIDYEIIESTDLPPDRVAVILAAVRKEKLNDYLNVITSASKNADIVDLDSFAALNSVLLNYELYRDKVLAIINIGSSITNVIISKAGHPAFVRDIAFGGNQFTDLLQKELNLKYEKAESVKKGRTVEGISSAAVKPIINIVLNDLRNEIKKTFEFYRSNTTEGRIDNIMLSGGSANLEAITDFFSQEFDIPVEVVNPFNNIDINYKKFDLNFIKDMAPVYTIAVGLALRALGDSK, from the coding sequence ATGTCTTTAATCAGTTTGACCAAATCCAAATCCATAGTCGGACTTGATATAGGTTCATTCGCCCTGAAGCTGGTTGAGTTAAAATCAAAGAAAAAAGGGAGCGAAACTCGTTACGAACTTGTTTCCATCGGCTACGAACCGGTCCCCTATCAGTCCATCGTCGAGGGCAGCATCATGGATTCGATGGCGGTGGCCGAAGCCATTCAGCATATTTTCTACGACAGCAAGGCCAAAAGCAGTCGCATCGCCTTCAATGTCTCCGGAAGTTCGGTCATTGTCAAGCGTATCGAGGTGCAGAGGCTGAATCCCGATGAAATGCACGAGCACATCCTTTGGGAAGCCCGGCCGCATATCCCTTTCACTCCCGATGAGGTCAACATTGACTATGAGATCATCGAATCCACCGACCTTCCACCCGACCGGGTGGCGGTCATCCTGGCCGCGGTTAGAAAGGAAAAATTGAACGATTACCTGAATGTCATCACCAGCGCCAGCAAGAACGCCGACATCGTCGACCTCGACTCGTTTGCCGCCTTGAACAGCGTCCTGCTCAATTACGAGCTCTACCGCGACAAGGTGCTGGCCATCATCAACATCGGTTCCTCCATCACCAATGTGATCATTTCCAAGGCCGGCCATCCCGCTTTCGTCAGGGATATCGCTTTTGGCGGCAACCAGTTCACCGACCTGCTGCAAAAGGAACTCAACCTCAAGTATGAGAAAGCCGAATCGGTCAAGAAGGGCCGGACCGTAGAAGGCATTTCCAGCGCCGCGGTCAAACCGATCATCAACATCGTGTTGAATGATCTGCGCAACGAGATCAAAAAAACGTTTGAGTTTTACCGTTCCAACACCACCGAGGGCCGGATCGACAACATCATGCTCAGCGGCGGCAGCGCTAACCTGGAAGCGATCACCGATTTTTTCTCCCAGGAATTCGATATCCCGGTCGAAGTGGTGAATCCCTTCAACAATATCGACATAAACTACAAGAAATTCGATCTAAATTTCATCAAGGACATGGCCCCGGTGTACACCATCGCCGTCGGCCTGGCCCTGAGGGCCCTGGGGGATTCTAAATGA
- a CDS encoding ACP S-malonyltransferase, protein YMQEAVPAGKGAMAALIGADIEIVRQTIAMVNEELAGLPAEPEGVRRVVNLANWNSATQIVISGEKNAVEEAARRLAVKTVFLPVSAPFHSELMLPAEEKLALDLDSVKFSDLRFPVINNWQAAAVVRADEARAGLKKQVSRPVLWQASMEAMLNESGLDHFVEIGTGKVLAGLMKRAARDRQRDVQIVTIENMADLKKNG, encoded by the coding sequence GTACATGCAGGAAGCGGTTCCGGCCGGCAAAGGCGCCATGGCGGCCCTGATCGGGGCTGACATTGAAATTGTCCGCCAGACGATTGCCATGGTGAACGAAGAGCTCGCGGGCCTGCCCGCCGAACCCGAAGGGGTGAGGCGGGTGGTCAACCTGGCCAATTGGAACAGCGCCACCCAGATCGTCATCTCCGGTGAAAAGAATGCGGTTGAGGAGGCGGCGCGGCGCCTGGCGGTAAAAACCGTTTTTCTCCCGGTTTCGGCCCCTTTCCATTCGGAACTGATGCTTCCGGCCGAGGAGAAACTGGCTCTTGACCTGGACAGTGTGAAATTTTCTGATTTGCGCTTCCCGGTCATCAACAATTGGCAGGCGGCCGCGGTCGTTCGGGCCGATGAAGCCCGGGCCGGATTGAAAAAGCAGGTCTCGCGTCCGGTCTTATGGCAGGCGTCCATGGAAGCGATGCTCAACGAATCGGGCCTGGATCATTTCGTCGAGATCGGCACGGGCAAGGTGCTGGCCGGGTTGATGAAACGGGCCGCCAGGGACCGGCAGCGGGACGTGCAAATCGTAACCATTGAAAATATGGCCGACTTGAAAAAAAACGGTTGA